ATTGATTGGCCATGGGCAGCTGTGTCAGAGGGAGTGGGAGCTCTTCTGGTGACTCAGCAAAAAAGAAAggacaactaaaaaaaaaaccagtaCATGCTGTGGAGATTACAAATGAGGATGCAGGAGCCAAATACTGCACAGCATAATGATTATTTCTCCTAACAACAAAATGCACATTAATTAATACGCTGAAACAAATAGGATGATGATTGATTCATTATCTACTAATGCTTTATATTTAAAACACTATTTGAATTATTTGGCAGCCAGATTTAACCAGAAAGCCTCTGCAGCCCTGCTTCTTTCTGTGAGACCTCACTGAGGTGTACTGGTGCTTTAAGCTCTGTGCCAGTGTCAGCATGTTAATGTTCAGCAGGTGGGACGTTTTATAGTCGTCACACTTGTCACTCTTTTGTTCAGCTTTTTGGCGTTGCAACAGTTGCATTTATCACTTAATTCAAGTCAATTACTGCCGTTTTTCAATTTCTTCGTCATGAAGAGCCTTGCAAATTTTGACTTTATTCATTTAGATTTTCACACAAGACCATATCAGAGAATCATGCTCAAGACTACAATGActtaaacatgaaaaaatatcATGACAGTGCATAACGTAGTTGTCAGGAAATGTCTCTTGTTATGAAACTTCATCGGTGATTCAGATACAGAGGCATGCAAAAGTTTGAGTCAAACATTTCTATTGAACTGTAAGTGACTATTTGAATAAAACCAAAACCCTTTTTGATAAACTTTTATCCGTCCTCTTGACCCTTATGCTTACTGTTCCTGGTAAATGCAATTACATTACAAACTTATGAAACATATGACTGAAACTGAATTTCTACAGCCCTTATCGACCTCTTTGTGGGCTTTGATTATTTGAAGCCTTAGAGTATCGACAACTGCTTAGATGAGTCAATGTCTGCTGTTTGTACCTCTAAAGCTTTGATGTGATTACCTAAAACCAAAGATATAACAAGCTCCTTAAGCTGTCAGATCTTGAAAAAAATTATCTCACGGTTCAAATTCCTTTGGGTGTTCCAAGTTTTgcaggtgctcttttttttccctctgaaattgtacaaaacaaaaatgatgcatAAACAACTTTTCATATGAATCATGGAGATGAGTTTATGCAAACTTTTGTATCCCACTGTTTATCATTATCCTTTGTGGATcatgctgtttttttaaatttcaagtaaattaattaatgGATTGTTTCAAAAATTCATACCAAGAGCTAAATGtttgcaaaaacacatttttttcattattaattGTCTTCAAACCTCATATCACGCAGGTCAAAGTGGAGCAGGAAATAATTGGGCCAAGGGTCACTACACAGAAGGAGCTGAGCTGGTGGACTCGGTGCTGGATGTGGTGAGAAAGGAGTCGGAGAACTGCGATTGTCTCCAGGGCTTTCAGCTTACCCACTCCTTGGGTGGAGGCACAGGTTCAGGGATGGGCACGTTGCTCATCAGCAAGATCAGGGAGGAGTACCCAGATCGTATTATGAACACCTTCAGCGTCATGCCCTCCCCGAAAGTCTCTGATACTGTGGTGGAGCCTTACAACGCCACCCTTTCTGTCCACCAACTTGTGGAAAACACAGATGAGACCTTCAGCATTGACAATGAGGCCTTGTATGATATCTGCTTCCGCACATTGAAGCTGACCACACCAACCTATGGCGACCTCAACCACCTGGTTTCAGCCACAATGAGTGGGGTGACCACCTGTCTCCGCTTTCCTGGCCAACTCAACGCCGACCTCCGTAAACTGGCTGTCAACATGGTGCCCTTCCCCCGCCTGCATTTCTTTATGCCAGGCTTTGCACCTCTCACAAGTAGGGGCAGTCAGCAGTATCGTGCCCTCTCTGTGCCAGAGCTCACACAACAAATGTTTGATGCCAAAAACATGATGGCGGCGTGTGACCCCCGTCACGGACGCTACCTCACAGTGGCAGCCATCTTTCGCGGTCGCATGTCCATGAAGGAAGTGGATGAGCAGATGTTGAGCGTGCAGAACAAGAACAGCAGCTACTTTGTGGAATGGATTCCCAACAATGTCAAGACCGCCGTGTGCGACATCCCTCCCCGCGGCCTCAAGATGTCCGCCACCTTCATCGGCAACAGCACAGCCATCCAAGAGCTCTTCAGGAGGATCTCTGAGCAGTTCACCGCTATGTTCCGCCGCAAGGCCTTCCTTCACTGGTACACCGGAGAGGGAATGGATGAGATGGAGTTCACAGAGGCTGAGAGCAACATGAATGACCTGGTGTCTGAGTACCAGCAGTACCAAGATGCCACAGCAGACGAGATGGGTGAATATGAAGAAGATGAAATAGAGGACGAGGAAGAGGTCCGTCATGATGTTCGCCACTGATGGGACATTGAACTAATTCTTTAAAATAGTTGTTGCTGGACAAGTGCAGTGACATTATATGAAGTATGCTAGAGATGcagatatttaacaaaatgttgCAGTGTGCAGAACATGATGAAATGTTGTTTAGCCACAAAAATGTTGCATATAGACATAGCTTATACTGACAAAGCTAATGAGTAGAGTTAGAACCTAAAATATAGTttaatagaattttttttttccaagtcatGCTTCGCCAGTGTCAGAATTGCAGTCTCGTCCAAAACACAGTTTTGTAACATCCACTTCACCATGCATTTACGGTCTATGGTCTCAAATAAAAGATCTAAACCATGTTTCAcgtcatttctttctttcttttggagTTACACCCTGTAAAAGGGTTATGAAAATGACAATTAAGTTGCTGCAATATGCAGAAGGTTATGTCTGGAAGAAATGGATAACTAATTAAGAATCTCTGTCCTCTTATTTTAAAAATTCTCAACGTCAGTATTTTTTGGCTGTTTATACAAACTATTTGTCTCAAACTTCCAAAATTCACACATCAGCTCAGTTCACACTTCAGCCTCGACATCTGGTTGTCCAACACATTTCTGAGTATGTTTTGCCATCTTTAGGTGTTGCCAGTATTCAGTGGTGCTCGACGAGCAGGGTTAGTAAATGTAAGTGTATTCAATGAAATattgaaaatgttcataaggagaaaGCAGACACAGaaattttaaacatattttggtCAAGTAACTCCTCCcattaaatgtaaatatacatTTTCTGCAGAAATGTGTACAGACAACTTTTGGGGTTTGGATAAATCCTTTTAATTTGAAAAGCCCAAAACCATTAGACATCCGTTCTAAAAAAATAATCTTCTGAGTAGTCAAAGGTTGTTGTAGCGTATTCCTTTTTGCCGTAGTGCTCGTTTTTCTCCAAAAACTATTGAATATCAACATTGCCAGTAAATCACATGGCAGAGGTGGTTGATCTGCTTTTTAATTGAGTCAAATAGGGAGCAATAGATTTAATGAGAGTCGATCCTAATCGGTCCTTATACTTTCATGCAACTGAGAACTataccaaacaaatacactTCATTGTTTGCATTGCTTTTTCTAGAAAGAGACAGTTCACAATGGCGTTGGggaaatatagcagtttttaaaatacacaaatatgtcATAGACCATCTTTGTGAGCCATTTTAGAAGGCCTCAGTCTATAGTCAAGGTTGATGTGCATGGTGCTCAGTGAAGCTGACAGGGTAAAGTCTGCAGAAATACTAAGAGGTGGATAGCTCACTTGTTTTGATCCAATAATGGCTTTTTCATAACCATAAACAACTATTGCCTTGCCCTCTAATATACAAGGAAGTTTAAACATAGCTTCAATTCctctttatatatgtatatataaatataaatatatagtgTAATGTTAtaatcctcatttgtaagtagctttggataaaagcgtctgctaaatgcataaacataaacatataaaaGTACATAAACTAAAAGAAACGCTTGACTGAAAGCttttatttcatcatttttGTTTGTAGAAGTCTATACTATTAATGAAGGCAGCTGTCGTGATGTCTTGATTTATTGCACTATTTTGCAAGGAAGCCTCAGATCAACACACCCACGAAACTAGGGTGGGGTTTTTACAGAACATGCAGAGAAAGTAGTGAGAGATTTAGAAGACTGACTGATGGTTGATAAGTTAAGAATGTGGGGCTCCACACAAAAGTGAGATGTTGAAACTGATACAATGGTCATGCTCTCAGCTATAAAACATGATGTCACAATACTGTTCTGACAGGCACAGGGAAAAAGTTTTAGTCTTTAATCCACACCCTAGTCATGTGTGTGAAAGCAAGAATTTTCCATTTTGAAAACACGTGCTTTCTTATGATTGATGGCCAAAAAAGATAGATGgtacaaaaaatgaaaataaaagatgagAGCGGTGGAGCAACACTTCTTGTTCGTCGTCGTTCTTCACGTCAACCTTCACAATATAGTACTTTGTATAGTATTATTCACAATTTGAAATGAATATTATTGGAACTGTAATGTTAAGAAAGCTTGTATTTGGATTTCTGGGGGTCTGAGGCTGCCACAGCTTTCACATCAGATGAAAAAGACCAAAGCTATGAACCTCTGAAGAGGTCATTGTAAGTCAGCATGTAAGAAAAgaaacagcttttttcagaccTCGAAAGATTTCTGCTGCAGTGGTTGAAACTTAGTAGAGCGTATTTTCATACGTCCTTTCGCTTGTTCCGGAGAAATACTGTGCAGCATTGCAGCCCCTATGACACAAATTCCCTCTCTGACATTTAAATATTCATGGAAAAAGTTGCTTTTTTATATCACAGTTTATCACAGCTACACTTTGGAAGATGAATtctaaacagaaagaaaagattaagTCTTTTGGCTTTCACCAGCCACATCTCATTTAAGACCACTCTGGCTTTTTATGGCATGACCTGCATTGTCACTAACTGAAACCTGATTTTCTCCTTTCTCCCCTTTCTCAGTTTGTAACCTGACTGAACGCATTTCGAATGAGCTGCTTTACAGAGCAACCCCTTGTTCTACACAGGAATGCTCCTGTTCACTTGAAAGCACTTAAAGGGAAATGTGAACCTTCCTAAATGAAGGGTGTTTTAACCTCTTCCTCCCTTAAGCCCCTCGTGCTCTGACTGTATTTGCTATTTAGTGCACCCATCAGCCAGGCACATACATTAAAGGGGCTTTAAAGAATTGCTCGGACTAAAACCAATGCAGCAGTTTCTGTAGAGCATTTCATTCACACTCTGATTTACATTGTTTTTTATTAGTCTGGAATTATAATGTTTATTTTCCAAAGTTTTTACAAATGCCATTCTGGCCCGATGATAAGAATATTTTTCCTTGCTGGCTCAATAGAGCCCAAGGTTATTCAGTTTGATCCCAGTTTTCCAGGTGGACGTTTCAAAAAGCAGTTTAGGTTTTAAATGTCTCAACTGAAACAAACTTTTGCATGGCACTGTAGGTCCATTTGACTGTCTACAACACACAATGCTTTCAGACATTGTGTTTTACAACACTATCAATATCtatctagtaaaaaaaaaaggtagaggTGGAAAAAGATTGgacaatttattattattatttttttaaatatgtctCTTTAAACTAAGACACTTAATAACATATAGTATTTCCAAAAGCGCAGGTGGGATTAGGGAACGTTAAGAAGAATAATCTGTCATGTAATTTCATGATACTATGTATGTAATTGTTTCATTTAATGAGACAAAATGTATCAAATGTCACGTATAACATAAGAAAAACCCATCGactatttcttttttctaaattttattAGGACAGCAgttgaaaaattgacaaaatagacatttttttcattaacaAGCTGCAGTATGACCGCACTGCCATATCACTACAGCATATAAGAAACAAGATATCAAAATACATATTGATCAACAGCAATAACCACAGCATCAAAGACCCCCCCcaacaaatgttttcagtgctTTTCAAGCCTGTCCTTGATTATTCTGGTAATCCAAATACTCAAGTTACATTACACACACACTTATCTAAAGTCAAACTTTAATCATGGCACAAAGTagacttgcaaaaaaaaaagaagacattatTCTACTGCTTTGGCACTTAACACTTGCATTTTTGTACACTTCAGaaatacacatatacacattgaggaaaaaaaaggtggTAATGAGGGTTGGTTGTGTCTAATAAGCTGTCTTCGGGGTATACCGTTCATATATTAGATTTTGTTCTTTAGGTGAGTTCCTCATAGTGACATTCACAGAAAACAGGAGCAAAGCAAGCTGCAGCCTATTAACAAACCTTGTAATGCTTACTTCATAAATTCTCATTTGCAGGTTGAGTACGAGGATGGCAGGTAGATAGAAACTGTAAGTGAGCCTATTATTCATGTGATGTTGTTTATCTAGTGTTTTCTTAGATTTGAACCTGAAATAAGTGCATAACTTTTAGGGCTATCGTATTGAGCCTTACTGGTTATTCTTTGGTCCAGACATGACAAGGCATTTACTCAGCTGAGCTGTAATGTACATGtattgtcttgttttctctcatAGATTTACTAAAATCTAATACAGTGTTGTGTTAATTTGTTAGAGCAGAAGACAGAAGACTAAAGCTTCAGAACAAGCAGTTCACACAACCCGTTTTGCTATCATTTAAAGTCCATCCCTTTAGGTGTGCTGTAGTGCATTTCGCTCTACAAAAATACATGTCATTATATGTGTGACATACAGTTTGTGGACAATTTCAACAAAAGGGCGAATTTAGGCTCTTGTGTTAGACTCAAAATTTCTCTCAGTCACTGAGACTTTTTTATGTTGCGTGACCACCCTCTGGCTGCCTTGAAACATGGGTTGCGTCAGTGCAAAGTCCTCATTCGACCCTGTGGAACCATATGAACTCTGTGAGAAGGACTTCACCTGCACCCCTTGGCCACTCATGTCAACACCAGCCTCTGTAGACCTCTGTTCTGCTTGACCAAAGCCCTCCACTAAATGTGTACCTTGCTTTTGTCCTGAAGACCCTTTCTCAACCACTAGAACTTGTGTAGATCTGGAGATGGTTCCCTGTGGTAGACCCTGTGCCACATACCCTGTTGCTCCACCCATTCCGACCTTCCCATCAACAAGCATCACACCCTGAGAGCCTTGCAGACTACCAACTTGCACCAACCCCTGACTCATGCCAACCTGGCCCGCCTGACCCACTACCTGCTGAGTTTCCCCTGACACAAGCACCATTTGGGGCTTAGACTCAACTACATACATGGGTGTAGCTGCGTAGTACATGGCGGGCTGCTGTACGAGCAGCGTCTGATTAGGAATGATAATCTTGTCCTGGACATGCACCTTGGGAGCAGTCACCGAACCTTGGGATCTCTCTGTGATTCGCTCCTCTTGCATGAAAGTGGAGGAACCAGAAGCTACATTGGAGGCGTTGAGAGTGTTtaccctgtccctgtccctgacTGTTTCTGAGTGTGTATGCACATGTGTGTGGGTCGAAGTGGAGGGCCTGGCTGGAGACACCGGTCTGATCAGGGTGCTAGAAACTCCTGCATCGGCTGACTTGCTCACAAGGGTCGATCCCTGACAAATCGCAGCCAGGGTTTTGAATTTTGGGTCCAGGTCATTCAGGAATGCAAGGTCATCATCATTGTCAAGGAGGCTGCAACAACCTACGGAACCTGCCAGGGACTCTTGACCCTCATAGTCATAGACCAGGGCCTGGTCATTCACCGTAAACTGCTGTGAAGCATTATTTGATTTctgcaaacaaataaaaacagcacGCATGTGATT
The sequence above is drawn from the Odontesthes bonariensis isolate fOdoBon6 chromosome 14, fOdoBon6.hap1, whole genome shotgun sequence genome and encodes:
- the LOC142399001 gene encoding tubulin beta-2A chain; translation: MREIVHIQAGQCGNQIGAKFWEVISDEHGIDPTGSYQGDSDLQLERINVYYNEASGSKFVPRAILVDLEPGTMDSVRSGPFGQLFRPDNFVFGQSGAGNNWAKGHYTEGAELVDSVLDVVRKESENCDCLQGFQLTHSLGGGTGSGMGTLLISKIREEYPDRIMNTFSVMPSPKVSDTVVEPYNATLSVHQLVENTDETFSIDNEALYDICFRTLKLTTPTYGDLNHLVSATMSGVTTCLRFPGQLNADLRKLAVNMVPFPRLHFFMPGFAPLTSRGSQQYRALSVPELTQQMFDAKNMMAACDPRHGRYLTVAAIFRGRMSMKEVDEQMLSVQNKNSSYFVEWIPNNVKTAVCDIPPRGLKMSATFIGNSTAIQELFRRISEQFTAMFRRKAFLHWYTGEGMDEMEFTEAESNMNDLVSEYQQYQDATADEMGEYEEDEIEDEEEVRHDVRH